In one window of Halomarina pelagica DNA:
- a CDS encoding M24 family metallopeptidase — protein sequence MAPAYPRLRTHLDEAGTDGYLINADGEDSNQYYLSGFYAMSNFVTLYTDGEVRLLINDLEYPRASTGSDGDCVRRLSEFDYGSRVVEHGPTKAGPLATAAFLSEYGIDSVSVPPSFPNGTADVLHDRGVEVVTDYDDAVASIRAVKTDEEIERIEETQRANERAMAVAEGMLERATVDAGVLALDGEVLTSERVRRAIEVTLLEEECGLSDCIVASGAEGARAHAVGSGPIEAGKPVIVDIFPRNRESRYFADMTRTFVKGEPEAKIPEWYDVTLEAYETALETIRPGVTGEAVNEAVCDVFEREGYPTLRTDESTEDGFTSSTGHGVGLDIHERPKLSWGGGELRPGHVVTVEPGLYEQGTGGVRLEDLVVVTETGYENVTDYPRELGVL from the coding sequence ATGGCTCCCGCTTATCCGCGGCTGAGGACACATCTCGACGAGGCAGGAACCGACGGGTACCTGATCAACGCCGACGGCGAGGACAGCAACCAGTACTACCTCTCGGGGTTCTACGCCATGAGTAACTTCGTTACACTGTACACCGACGGAGAGGTTCGGCTTCTCATCAACGATCTCGAATACCCCCGAGCGAGCACCGGCAGCGACGGCGACTGCGTCCGTCGGCTCTCGGAGTTCGACTACGGGAGTAGGGTCGTCGAACACGGGCCGACGAAAGCCGGGCCCCTCGCGACCGCGGCCTTCCTCTCCGAGTACGGAATCGACTCGGTGTCGGTACCCCCGTCCTTTCCGAACGGAACCGCGGACGTCCTGCACGACCGGGGCGTCGAGGTCGTCACGGATTACGACGACGCCGTGGCCAGTATCCGTGCGGTGAAGACCGACGAGGAGATCGAACGCATCGAGGAGACACAGCGGGCGAACGAGCGGGCGATGGCCGTCGCGGAGGGGATGCTCGAACGCGCGACGGTCGACGCGGGCGTCTTGGCCCTCGACGGGGAGGTCCTGACGAGCGAGCGGGTCCGTCGGGCGATCGAGGTCACGCTCCTGGAGGAGGAGTGTGGACTGAGCGACTGCATCGTCGCCTCGGGCGCGGAGGGCGCTCGGGCCCACGCAGTCGGATCGGGACCGATCGAGGCGGGTAAGCCGGTCATCGTCGACATCTTCCCGCGCAACAGGGAGTCGCGGTACTTCGCGGACATGACCCGGACGTTCGTGAAGGGCGAACCGGAGGCGAAGATCCCGGAGTGGTACGACGTGACCCTCGAAGCCTACGAGACGGCACTGGAGACGATCCGACCCGGCGTGACCGGCGAGGCGGTGAACGAGGCGGTCTGTGACGTCTTCGAACGCGAGGGCTATCCGACACTCCGGACCGACGAGTCCACCGAGGACGGCTTCACGAGCAGCACCGGTCACGGTGTCGGCCTCGACATTCACGAACGGCCAAAGCTCAGCTGGGGTGGCGGGGAGCTACGCCCGGGTCACGTCGTGACGGTCGAACCTGGGCTGTACGAACAGGGAACCGGCGGCGTTCGCCTCGAAGATCTCGTCGTGGTGACTGAGACGGGCTACGAGAACGTGACCGACTATCCCCGGGAACTCGGCGTACTGTAG